In Phycodurus eques isolate BA_2022a chromosome 23, UOR_Pequ_1.1, whole genome shotgun sequence, a genomic segment contains:
- the camta2 gene encoding calmodulin-binding transcription activator 2 isoform X5 — MKLKVQGMECLYGNYVHSAIVPTFHRRCYWLLQNPDIVLVHYLNVPSLEDSGKCSPLLCAVTSRHDSMKWNRDDLLGQLKPMFHSIKCSGGSGDFSIEEMVQLILERQRTKPQPRTHACLCNGNQGRNIPHSCNSTKHRIISPKLPPSSSSPLSLETGELGGGGGDAKLPQLQAQGSPASSPSPASTSATSPPLTTVALPHNALIVMATTTAISRGGGEDPPKESLSLGRSSQLLLSPSLPHHGKPPLPCPPSPTTPSHPAPVHHTLSLTLLPSPVIGGLLLAPSSSDSPPLSFSSPSLPPPFLPPAFDPDSFLNSPKQGQTYGGPLPPIICAASSPLSPSSLALSPTSTPPSSISPPSSLSSSSCETDRKDSASLPPSFLLSPTSSVAPPLLPLCLELGAVEVPAEAVGCDLEGNERGDDVRSLAPPTKLQQPSLSSTPGSGTASQERPYGHLPGPPASANPEDVTMETSAQAPPALQVKEVNGPGHDADTPPMDTQQEVEDLEISFDSQFPDLISDLITVEANPVAAAPPSAPADVAPNPVVFSAGIRYVVPPQPSPSTSFLPFPHPLPSSSPLASITDFSPEWSYPEGGVKVLITGPWSEQSGRYTCVFDQSAVPASLIQPGVLRCYCPAHEAGLVCLQVVESGGSVSSSVLFEYRARNASSLPSSQLDWLSLDDNQFRVSILERLEQMERRMAAMAARDIAQRQQQQQRRGSQMAATAPLPPHTPEDRNQSSQWFERRIVRVCERMMRGVRWSGGDEERLQHSALHRGMTLLHLAAAQGYTHLIHTLITWRRVHSDSLDLEQEVDPLNVDHFSCTPLMWACALGHRSAAELLYSWSGVALGIPDSLGRLPLAVARSRGHTCLAAALEELHTLAAASPASTSPDTGVSSSSSLPSSPSQSSAAPMDTSPSSPSSSSLSCLPVEEPHAALTLSECPNEGPACPRLAPTLAEQLLSYSDNMENEEDEEDEEEEEVDMATLAEQIIEATPERIKHEEFAGGADSMLSERRDIQDTWLATYLDTVDAHADALPRVLRLRRRVCPPSPLSALALQRLRPPSSAAWAEFLNASANGRMERDFALLTLTDGEQRELYEAARIIQNAFRRYKGRRLKEQQDMAAAVIQRCYRKYKQLTWIALKYAIYKKMTQAAILIQSKFRSYYEQKRFQQSRRAAVLIQQYYRSYKEYERLKQSPGICGAGHNPKIKGTYLTKKQDQAARKIMRFLRRCRHRIKELKQNRELERRGLTT; from the exons ATGAAGCTGAAGGTGCAAGGCATGGAG TGTCTCTACGGTAACTACGTCCATTCCGCCATTGTGCCAACATTCCACCGCCGGTGCTATTGGCTGCTGCAA AACCCAGACATTGTGCTGGTCCATTACCTGAACGTGCCCTCCCTAGAGGATTCTGGGAAATGCAGTCCACTGCTGTGTGCCGTGACCAGTCGCCACGACAGCATGAAATGGAACCGCGACGACTTGCTCGGACAGCTCAAGCCCATGT ttcaCAGCATCAAGTGTTCCGGCGGGAGTGGTGATTTCAGCATCGAGGAGATGGTGCAGCTCATCCTGGAGCGCCAGAGAACCAAACCGCAGCCGCGCACGCACGCCTGCCTCTGTAACGGCAACCAGG GACGGAACATTCCCCACAGCTGCAACAGCACCAAGCATCGGATCATCTCCCCCAAGCTGCCCCCCTCGTCCTCCTCGCCGCTGTCCTTGGAGACGGGGGAGCTTGGGGGCGGCGGGGGGGACGCCAAACTGCCCCAGCTCCAGGCTCAGGGCAGCCCCGCCTCCTCTCCCAGCCCCGCCTCCAC GTCGGCCACGTCCCCGCCACTGACCACCGTGGCGCTGCCGCACAATGCCCTCATCGTCATGGCGACCACCACCGCCATCTCCAGGGGCGGCGGAGAGGATCCGCCCAAGGAGAGCCTGTCGCTGGGCCGCTCCAGCCAATTACTTCTCTCGCCCTCCCTCCCCCATCACGGCAAGCCTCCCTTGCCCTGCCCGCCCTCCCCCACAACTCCCTCCCACCCCGCGCCCGTGCACCACACCCTCTCCCTCACCCTCCTTCCCTCGCCCGTCATAGGAGGCCTGCTTCTCGCTCCCTCCTCTTCCGACTCCCCTCCCCTGTCTTTTTCTTCACCCTCTCTCCCCCCGCCATTCCTCCCGCCCGCTTTTGACCCAGACTCCTTCCTGAACTCCCCCAAGCAGGGCCAGACATACGGCGGACCCCTTCCTCCCATCATCTGCGCCGCCTCCTCCCCGCTCTCTCCCTCCTCTCTGGCGCTGTCGCCCACGTCCACCCCGCCCTCGTCCATCTCCCCTCCCTCGTCGCTGTCTTCGTCCTCCTGCGAGACGGACAGGAAGGACTCGGCCTCGCTTCCGCCTTCCTTCCTCCTGTCGCCCACTTCCTCGGTGGCGCCGCCACTCCTTCCCCTCTGTCTGGAGCTGGGAGCTGTCGAGGTCCCGGCGGAGGCGGTGGGATGCGACCTTGAGGGAAATGAGCGGGGAGATGACGTTCGCAGCCTAGCGCCTCCCACGAAGCTGCAGCAG CCCAGCCTGTCGTCAACGCCAGGAAGTGGCACCGCATCGCAGGAGCGGCCCTACGGTCACCTGCCCGGACCCCCCGCCTCCGCCAACCCAGAAGATGTCACCATGGAAACCTCCGCTCAGGCGCCGCCCGCCCTGCAGGTGAAGGAGGTCAACGGGCCGGGCCACGATGCCGACACCCCTCCCATGGACACGCAGCAGGAAGTGGAGGATCTAGAAATCTCCTTCGACAGCCAGTTTCCGGACCTCATCTCTGACCTCATCACAGTGGAGGCCAATCCTGTGGCGGCGGCGCCTCCTTCCGCTCCCGCCGACGTGGCCCCCAACCCGGTCGTTTTCTCAGCTGGGATTCGCTACGTGGTGCCCCCGCAACCTTCCCCTTCCACTTCCTTCCTCCCCTTTCCTCACCCGCTGCCGTCTTCGTCGCCGCTCGCCTCCATCACGGACTTCTCCCCGGAGTGGTCGTATCCCGAG GGTGGGGTGAAAGTGTTGATCACAGGACCGTGGAGTGAGCAGTCGGGTCGCTACACGTGCGTATTTGATCAGAGCGCTGTCCCGGCTTCGCTGATCCAGCCCGGCGTGCTGCGCTGCTACTGCCCTg CCCACGAGGCCGGTCTGGTGTGTCTTCAGGTTGTGGAGTCCGGGGGTTCCGTGTCATCGTCGGTTCTGTTCGAGTACCGCGCCAGGAATGCCAGCTCGCTGCCCAGCTCTCAGCTCGACTGGCTGTCATTGGACG ACAATCAATTCAGGGTGTCCATCCTGGAGCGCCTGGAGCAGATGGAGCGCAGGATGGCAGCGATGGCGGCCCGCGACATCGCGCAacgacaacagcagcagcagcgacgTGGCAGCCAAATGGCCGCCACCGCACCCCTTCCTCCGCACACACCCGAGGACCGCAACCAG TCGTCCCAGTGGTTCGAGAGGAGGATCGTGCGAGTGTGCGAGAGGATGATGAGAGGAGTGCGGTGGAGCGGAGGCGACGAAGAGCGGCTTCAACACTCGGCGCTCCACCGAGGGATGACGCTGCTCCACCTGGCCGCCGCGCAGGGTTACACTCATCTGATACACACGCTGATAACCTGGAg ACGTGTACACAGCGACAGTTTGGACCTGGAACAGGAAGTTGACCCTCTTAACGTGGACCACTTCTCCTGCACGCCGCTG ATGTGGGCTTGCGCTCTGGGCCACCGGAGCGCGGCGGAGCTCCTGTACAGCTGGAGCGGCGTGGCTCTCGGGATCCCGGACTCGCTGGGCCGCCTCCCGCTGGCCGTGGCCCGCTCGCGAGGGCACACGTGTCTGGCCGCCGCTTTGGAGGAGCTGCACACGCTTGCCGCGGCCTCGCCCGCGTCGACGAGCCCGGACACAG GCGTCAGCTCCTCCAGCAGCCTCCCCTCCTCTCCCTCCCAAAGTTCGGCCGCCCCCATGGACACCTCCCCCTCGTccccatcctcatcctccttgtCCTGCTTGCCAGTGGAGGAGCCGCACGCAG CTTTGACCCTCTCGGAGTGTCCGAACGAGGGCCCTGCGTGCCCCCGCCTGGCGCCCACGCTGGCAGAGCAGCTCCTGAGCTACAGCGACAACATGGAGaacgaggaggacgaggaggatgaggaggaagaggag GTCGACATGGCGACACTTGCGGAGCAAATCATAGAGGCGACGCCGGAGCGAATCAAACACGAGGAATTTGCCGGGGGGGCCGACTCGATGCTCAGTGAGAGGCGGGACATCCAGGACACCTGGCTGGCGACCTACCTGGACACGGTGGACGCCCACGCGGATGCCCTGCCCAG GGTTCTGCGTCTGCGCAGGCGGGTGTGCCCCCCCTCGCCTCTCAGCGCGTTGGCCCTCCAGAGGTTGCGCCCTCCCTCCTCTGCGGCATGGGCAGAGTTTCTGAACGCGTCGGCCAACGGGAGGATGGAGCGCGACTTTGCCCTGCTGACGCTGACGGACGGCGAGCAGAGGGAGCTCTACGAGGCGGCCAGGATCATCCAGAACGCCTTCCGGAGATACAAG GGTCGCAGGTTAAAGGAGCAGCAGGACATGGCCGCAGCCGTCATTCAGAGATGCTACCGCAAATATAAACAG CTAACATGGATAGCTCTCAAG TACGCCATCTACAAGAAGATGACCCAGGCGGCCATCTTGATCCAGTCCAAGTTTCGCTCATACTACGAGCAGAAGCGCTTCCAGCAGAGTCGGCGCGCGGCTGTGCTCATCCAGCAGTACTACCGCAGCTACAAGGAGTACGAGAGGCTCAAACAGAGCCCGGGCATCTGCGGCGCAGGCCACAACCCCAAAATCAA GGGGACCTACCTGACCAAGAAACAGGACCAGGCTGCACGCAAGATCATGAGGTTCCTGAGACGTTGCAGGCACcg GATCAAGGAGCTGAAGCAGAACCGGGAGCTGGAGAGACGAGGTCTGACCACGTAA
- the camta2 gene encoding calmodulin-binding transcription activator 2 isoform X3, whose product MQSTAVCRDQSPRQHEMEPRRLARTAQAHVIKCSGGSGDFSIEEMVQLILERQRTKPQPRTHACLCNGNQGRNIPHSCNSTKHRIISPKLPPSSSSPLSLETGELGGGGGDAKLPQLQAQGSPASSPSPASTSATSPPLTTVALPHNALIVMATTTAISRGGGEDPPKESLSLGRSSQLLLSPSLPHHGKPPLPCPPSPTTPSHPAPVHHTLSLTLLPSPVIGGLLLAPSSSDSPPLSFSSPSLPPPFLPPAFDPDSFLNSPKQGQTYGGPLPPIICAASSPLSPSSLALSPTSTPPSSISPPSSLSSSSCETDRKDSASLPPSFLLSPTSSVAPPLLPLCLELGAVEVPAEAVGCDLEGNERGDDVRSLAPPTKLQQPSLSSTPGSGTASQERPYGHLPGPPASANPEDVTMETSAQAPPALQVKEVNGPGHDADTPPMDTQQEVEDLEISFDSQFPDLISDLITVEANPVAAAPPSAPADVAPNPVVFSAGIRYVVPPQPSPSTSFLPFPHPLPSSSPLASITDFSPEWSYPEGGVKVLITGPWSEQSGRYTCVFDQSAVPASLIQPGVLRCYCPAHEAGLVCLQVVESGGSVSSSVLFEYRARNASSLPSSQLDWLSLDDNQFRVSILERLEQMERRMAAMAARDIAQRQQQQQRRGSQMAATAPLPPHTPEDRNQSSQWFERRIVRVCERMMRGVRWSGGDEERLQHSALHRGMTLLHLAAAQGYTHLIHTLITWRRVHSDSLDLEQEVDPLNVDHFSCTPLMWACALGHRSAAELLYSWSGVALGIPDSLGRLPLAVARSRGHTCLAAALEELHTLAAASPASTSPDTGVSSSSSLPSSPSQSSAAPMDTSPSSPSSSSLSCLPVEEPHAALTLSECPNEGPACPRLAPTLAEQLLSYSDNMENEEDEEDEEEEEVDMATLAEQIIEATPERIKHEEFAGGADSMLSERRDIQDTWLATYLDTVDAHADALPRVLRLRRRVCPPSPLSALALQRLRPPSSAAWAEFLNASANGRMERDFALLTLTDGEQRELYEAARIIQNAFRRYKGRRLKEQQDMAAAVIQRCYRKYKQLTWIALKYAIYKKMTQAAILIQSKFRSYYEQKRFQQSRRAAVLIQQYYRSYKEYERLKQSPGICGAGHNPKIKGTYLTKKQDQAARKIMRFLRRCRHRIKELKQNRELERRGLTT is encoded by the exons ATGCAGTCCACTGCTGTGTGCCGTGACCAGTCGCCACGACAGCATGAAATGGAACCGCGACGACTTGCTCGGACAGCTCAAGCCCATGT CATCAAGTGTTCCGGCGGGAGTGGTGATTTCAGCATCGAGGAGATGGTGCAGCTCATCCTGGAGCGCCAGAGAACCAAACCGCAGCCGCGCACGCACGCCTGCCTCTGTAACGGCAACCAGG GACGGAACATTCCCCACAGCTGCAACAGCACCAAGCATCGGATCATCTCCCCCAAGCTGCCCCCCTCGTCCTCCTCGCCGCTGTCCTTGGAGACGGGGGAGCTTGGGGGCGGCGGGGGGGACGCCAAACTGCCCCAGCTCCAGGCTCAGGGCAGCCCCGCCTCCTCTCCCAGCCCCGCCTCCAC GTCGGCCACGTCCCCGCCACTGACCACCGTGGCGCTGCCGCACAATGCCCTCATCGTCATGGCGACCACCACCGCCATCTCCAGGGGCGGCGGAGAGGATCCGCCCAAGGAGAGCCTGTCGCTGGGCCGCTCCAGCCAATTACTTCTCTCGCCCTCCCTCCCCCATCACGGCAAGCCTCCCTTGCCCTGCCCGCCCTCCCCCACAACTCCCTCCCACCCCGCGCCCGTGCACCACACCCTCTCCCTCACCCTCCTTCCCTCGCCCGTCATAGGAGGCCTGCTTCTCGCTCCCTCCTCTTCCGACTCCCCTCCCCTGTCTTTTTCTTCACCCTCTCTCCCCCCGCCATTCCTCCCGCCCGCTTTTGACCCAGACTCCTTCCTGAACTCCCCCAAGCAGGGCCAGACATACGGCGGACCCCTTCCTCCCATCATCTGCGCCGCCTCCTCCCCGCTCTCTCCCTCCTCTCTGGCGCTGTCGCCCACGTCCACCCCGCCCTCGTCCATCTCCCCTCCCTCGTCGCTGTCTTCGTCCTCCTGCGAGACGGACAGGAAGGACTCGGCCTCGCTTCCGCCTTCCTTCCTCCTGTCGCCCACTTCCTCGGTGGCGCCGCCACTCCTTCCCCTCTGTCTGGAGCTGGGAGCTGTCGAGGTCCCGGCGGAGGCGGTGGGATGCGACCTTGAGGGAAATGAGCGGGGAGATGACGTTCGCAGCCTAGCGCCTCCCACGAAGCTGCAGCAG CCCAGCCTGTCGTCAACGCCAGGAAGTGGCACCGCATCGCAGGAGCGGCCCTACGGTCACCTGCCCGGACCCCCCGCCTCCGCCAACCCAGAAGATGTCACCATGGAAACCTCCGCTCAGGCGCCGCCCGCCCTGCAGGTGAAGGAGGTCAACGGGCCGGGCCACGATGCCGACACCCCTCCCATGGACACGCAGCAGGAAGTGGAGGATCTAGAAATCTCCTTCGACAGCCAGTTTCCGGACCTCATCTCTGACCTCATCACAGTGGAGGCCAATCCTGTGGCGGCGGCGCCTCCTTCCGCTCCCGCCGACGTGGCCCCCAACCCGGTCGTTTTCTCAGCTGGGATTCGCTACGTGGTGCCCCCGCAACCTTCCCCTTCCACTTCCTTCCTCCCCTTTCCTCACCCGCTGCCGTCTTCGTCGCCGCTCGCCTCCATCACGGACTTCTCCCCGGAGTGGTCGTATCCCGAG GGTGGGGTGAAAGTGTTGATCACAGGACCGTGGAGTGAGCAGTCGGGTCGCTACACGTGCGTATTTGATCAGAGCGCTGTCCCGGCTTCGCTGATCCAGCCCGGCGTGCTGCGCTGCTACTGCCCTg CCCACGAGGCCGGTCTGGTGTGTCTTCAGGTTGTGGAGTCCGGGGGTTCCGTGTCATCGTCGGTTCTGTTCGAGTACCGCGCCAGGAATGCCAGCTCGCTGCCCAGCTCTCAGCTCGACTGGCTGTCATTGGACG ACAATCAATTCAGGGTGTCCATCCTGGAGCGCCTGGAGCAGATGGAGCGCAGGATGGCAGCGATGGCGGCCCGCGACATCGCGCAacgacaacagcagcagcagcgacgTGGCAGCCAAATGGCCGCCACCGCACCCCTTCCTCCGCACACACCCGAGGACCGCAACCAG TCGTCCCAGTGGTTCGAGAGGAGGATCGTGCGAGTGTGCGAGAGGATGATGAGAGGAGTGCGGTGGAGCGGAGGCGACGAAGAGCGGCTTCAACACTCGGCGCTCCACCGAGGGATGACGCTGCTCCACCTGGCCGCCGCGCAGGGTTACACTCATCTGATACACACGCTGATAACCTGGAg ACGTGTACACAGCGACAGTTTGGACCTGGAACAGGAAGTTGACCCTCTTAACGTGGACCACTTCTCCTGCACGCCGCTG ATGTGGGCTTGCGCTCTGGGCCACCGGAGCGCGGCGGAGCTCCTGTACAGCTGGAGCGGCGTGGCTCTCGGGATCCCGGACTCGCTGGGCCGCCTCCCGCTGGCCGTGGCCCGCTCGCGAGGGCACACGTGTCTGGCCGCCGCTTTGGAGGAGCTGCACACGCTTGCCGCGGCCTCGCCCGCGTCGACGAGCCCGGACACAG GCGTCAGCTCCTCCAGCAGCCTCCCCTCCTCTCCCTCCCAAAGTTCGGCCGCCCCCATGGACACCTCCCCCTCGTccccatcctcatcctccttgtCCTGCTTGCCAGTGGAGGAGCCGCACGCAG CTTTGACCCTCTCGGAGTGTCCGAACGAGGGCCCTGCGTGCCCCCGCCTGGCGCCCACGCTGGCAGAGCAGCTCCTGAGCTACAGCGACAACATGGAGaacgaggaggacgaggaggatgaggaggaagaggag GTCGACATGGCGACACTTGCGGAGCAAATCATAGAGGCGACGCCGGAGCGAATCAAACACGAGGAATTTGCCGGGGGGGCCGACTCGATGCTCAGTGAGAGGCGGGACATCCAGGACACCTGGCTGGCGACCTACCTGGACACGGTGGACGCCCACGCGGATGCCCTGCCCAG GGTTCTGCGTCTGCGCAGGCGGGTGTGCCCCCCCTCGCCTCTCAGCGCGTTGGCCCTCCAGAGGTTGCGCCCTCCCTCCTCTGCGGCATGGGCAGAGTTTCTGAACGCGTCGGCCAACGGGAGGATGGAGCGCGACTTTGCCCTGCTGACGCTGACGGACGGCGAGCAGAGGGAGCTCTACGAGGCGGCCAGGATCATCCAGAACGCCTTCCGGAGATACAAG GGTCGCAGGTTAAAGGAGCAGCAGGACATGGCCGCAGCCGTCATTCAGAGATGCTACCGCAAATATAAACAG CTAACATGGATAGCTCTCAAG TACGCCATCTACAAGAAGATGACCCAGGCGGCCATCTTGATCCAGTCCAAGTTTCGCTCATACTACGAGCAGAAGCGCTTCCAGCAGAGTCGGCGCGCGGCTGTGCTCATCCAGCAGTACTACCGCAGCTACAAGGAGTACGAGAGGCTCAAACAGAGCCCGGGCATCTGCGGCGCAGGCCACAACCCCAAAATCAA GGGGACCTACCTGACCAAGAAACAGGACCAGGCTGCACGCAAGATCATGAGGTTCCTGAGACGTTGCAGGCACcg GATCAAGGAGCTGAAGCAGAACCGGGAGCTGGAGAGACGAGGTCTGACCACGTAA